A region of Panicum virgatum strain AP13 chromosome 8N, P.virgatum_v5, whole genome shotgun sequence DNA encodes the following proteins:
- the LOC120685237 gene encoding glycine-rich cell wall structural protein 1-like encodes MQERRRGLRRQRHRGRSHRRPRGCGGRDGGLRGSLRGVCSRELGLEVPQGGRKASGGWRGRRGCDDGWRGRGDGLCGHGHPRRGSRGGGHGRRGRAHGRLGHGAVGGGGWHADGGGPGGNGGLGGSGSARALAAEATGATSRGPGARQARAVRAQRGAGGRPWARCAPGAPGSGSRGACRGGTCGGGGGSRTPRAQVEGRGGGGDQRRPARACRVGLRRLRRGIRVLRGRRRPRGRQIRACGGHGRRSRVRKRHDGGEGCSGGGGRPWSGGPGHRRRSGTRNRALFDMLDATIPRENQLRVLLEQGFLGHAALNSIACEGVDLMDCPEKYKQWQVRNQRAGLRQLPLKPQIVNELKEKVKQNHHNHY; translated from the exons ATGCAGGAGCGCAGGCGCGGGCTTCGCAGGCAGAGGCACCGTGGGCGCAGCCACAGGCGTCCGCGCGGGTGcggagggcgcgacggcggcctgcgcggcagCCTGCGCGGCGTGTGCTCGCGCGAGCTTGGCCTGGAGGTCCCGCAGGGCGGCCGCAAGGCGAGCGGCGGATGGCGTGGGCGCCGTGGGTGCGACGACgggtggcgcgggcgcggcgacggGCTCTGCGGGCACGGCCACCCGCGGCGCGGGAGCCGTGGGGGCGGCCACGGGCGGCGTGGGCGTGCCCACGGGCGGCTCGGGCACGgcgccgtgggcggcggcggctggcacgCCGATGGCGGCGGCCCAGGGGGCAACGGCGGCCTAGGGGGCAGTGGCAGCGCTCGCGCCCTGGCAGCTGAGGCCACGGGGGCCACGAGCCGCGGGCCAGGCGCGCGCCAGGCACGCGCCGTCCGCGCCCAGCGCGGTGCTGGCGGGCGTCCGTGGGCCCGGTGCGCGCCAGGCGCccccggcagcggcagcagaggcGCCTGCAGGGGCggcacctgcggcggcggcggcggcagtcgcACCCCCCGTGCCCAGGtcgaggggaggggcggcgggggcgaccaGAGGCGGCCGGCTCGCGCCTGCAGAGTAGGGTTGaggcggctgcggcgcgggATCCGCGTCCtcaggggccggcggcggccgcgggggcggcAGATCCGCGcctgcggcggccatgggcggcgCTCCCGGGTCCGGAAGaggcacgacggcggcgagggttgcagcggcggcggcgggcggccatgGAGCGGAGGGCCAggccaccggcggcgcagcggcacgCGGAACAGAG CACTATTTGACATGTTGGATGCAACAATCCCACGGGAGAACCAACTGCGTGTGCTGCTGGAGCAGGGCTTTCTAGGTCACGCAGCACTGAATTCCATTGCCTGCGAGGGTGTGGACCTGATGGACTGCCCTGAGAAATATAAACAGTGGCAAGTGAGAAACCAACGTGCTGGATTGAGACAGCTGCCACTGAAACCACAAATTGTCAATGAACTGAAGGAGAAAGTCAAGCAGAACCACCATAATCACTACTAA
- the LOC120685236 gene encoding scarecrow-like protein 34, whose protein sequence is MASTPEEFFAKGLMDPSPPSPAVFLDLTLMPEGCQGPFSPDDTVLSYVSVMLMEEDTDDNLLYQYSDHPALFQVQQSFAQILCPPSSRVDHDNTNRGDMDGIKDLFQNNNGHQSTLDSTFSKGVDAMVAFLRGVEEAKTFLPNDNSFRRDELVNCMSRESSSHCGVKKRHNRDKHQDEVSRARKAVKMMEEEEIGAYKMFEEMMFRGYEICITSMENLRISMAMESEKNNRKSISIKTRDVVDLRTLLVICAQAVAANNHKSARELLKQIKKHASTSGDATQRLAQCFAKGLEARLLGTGSHLWHSLITERPSLMEFLQAYKLYLEAESFIKVAVT, encoded by the coding sequence ATGGCCAGTACTCCAGAGGAATTCTTTGCTAAGGGTCTCATGGACCCATCACCTCCATCCCCAGCTGTCTTCCTAGACTTAACCCTAATGCCTGAAGGTTGTCAAGGCCCATTCTCACCTGATGACACAGTGCTTTCGTATGTATCGGTCATGCTCATGGAGGAAGATACTGACGACAATTTGTTGTACCAGTACTCTGATCACCCTGCACTATTCCAGGTGCAGCAGTCTTTTGCTCAAATCCTCTGTCCCCCTTCCTCTAGAGTGGACCATGACAACACAAACAGGGGTGACATGGATGgaatcaaggatttgtttcagAATAACAATGGTCACCAAAGCACACTGGACTCGACCTTCTCCAAGGGCGTGGATGCAATGGTTGCATTCTTGAGGGGCGTGGAAGAGGCCAAGACTTTCTTGCCCAATGACAATAGTTTTAGAAGGGACGAATTAGTGAATTGTATGTCTAGGGAAAGCAGCAGCCACTGTGGGGTCAAGAAGAGACACAATAGGGACAAACATCAAGATGAGGTAAGCAGGGCCAGAAAAGCTGTAAAGatgatggaggaggaggagattggTGCGTATAAGATGTTCGAGGAGATGATGTTTCGCGGCTACGAGATATGCATCACGAGCATGGAGAATTTGCGCATTTCCATGGCCATGGAGTCAGAGAAGAATAACAGAAAGAGCATTAGCATCAAGACAAGGGATGTGGTGGACTTGCGCACACTGTTGGTCATTTGTGCACAGGCGGTGGCTGCAAACAATCACAAGAGTGCACGTGAGCTACTGAAGCAGATCAAGAAACATGCATCAACATCAGGGGATGCCACGCAACGGCTAGCTCAATGTTTCGCCAAGGGGCTGGAGGCACGTCTACTGGGAACCGGTAGCCATCTTTGGCACTCGCTCATTACGGAGCGCCCATCACTCATGGAGTTCCTCCAGGCCTACAAGTTGTACCTGGAAGCTGAAAGCTTCATCAAGGTGGCAGTAACTTAA